A genomic stretch from Bradyrhizobium sp. 195 includes:
- a CDS encoding MarR family winged helix-turn-helix transcriptional regulator produces MKAKTAGISSGTASGTAWRHANIGRLLNNAVRRFEGRVLELMSERGHDETRIAHVSLTRNLDVEGTRLTELARRASMSKQAMGELVDQCAELGLVDRIADPTDRRARIVMFTRAGHKWLDAFRDAVDIAEQEMRTELGKATMEAILKGLALYGAKFDTLDDAD; encoded by the coding sequence GTGAAAGCCAAGACAGCCGGCATCTCATCCGGCACCGCATCCGGCACCGCGTGGCGGCATGCCAATATCGGTCGCCTGCTCAACAACGCGGTGCGGCGCTTCGAGGGCCGCGTGCTCGAATTGATGAGCGAGCGGGGACACGACGAGACGCGCATTGCGCATGTCAGCCTGACCCGCAATCTCGACGTCGAGGGGACGCGGCTCACAGAGCTTGCCCGCCGTGCCTCGATGAGCAAGCAGGCGATGGGCGAGCTGGTCGATCAATGCGCGGAGCTCGGCCTCGTCGATCGCATCGCGGACCCGACCGACCGTCGTGCGCGCATTGTCATGTTCACGCGGGCCGGTCACAAATGGCTCGATGCCTTCCGCGATGCGGTCGACATCGCCGAGCAGGAGATGCGTACCGAGCTCGGCAAGGCCACGATGGAGGCGATCCTGAAGGGGCTGGCGCTCTATGGCGCGAAGTTCGACACGCTCGACGATGCCGATTAG
- a CDS encoding FAD-dependent oxidoreductase yields the protein MPVGRSVLETGLTASVLIVGGGPCGLMLANELGRRGVSAILVDEKPGTAFNPQANATQARSMEHYRRLGFADEIRREGLPADYPTDVAYFTRYTAYELARFRLPSSSRAGELIRGMSGSWSAAELPHRVSQKYVEAVLRRHAERLAGIKLNYGHRLISYAESDDGIVGEVERLDDGSRFQVRADFLVGADGPRSMVRQSLGIVYGGETGTQRDFMGGRMLAVYLRSPDFYASIPHARAWMYNCFNGDRRAFMASVNGRDEFAFHTQLRPGEDESAITINDARAAFQRACGAPIDCEVLSFLTWTAGHALVADGMQRGRVLLGGDAAHLFTPTGGLGYNTAIEDAVNLGWKLASVVKGLSPATLLDSYEIERRPVALRNTDYARRFADSLGLFAPAPEIEDATDEGSEARRIAGVYLEQHARAEFNIPGVTFGGRYDGSPIIVSDGSQPPPDAANVYVPSACPGGRAPHAWLDDGVSLYDLFGFEWTLLQFGEAASAHAGIADAVRALGVDLKLVTLPAALRDLYDADLALIRPDQIVAWRGAASKAGRIGHVLARALGRDASDSAALLCITPVASTGRG from the coding sequence ATGCCGGTAGGGAGAAGCGTCTTGGAAACAGGTCTGACAGCCTCGGTGCTCATCGTGGGCGGGGGACCCTGCGGGCTGATGCTGGCCAATGAGCTCGGCCGGCGCGGCGTGTCCGCGATCCTGGTCGACGAAAAGCCGGGCACCGCGTTCAATCCGCAAGCCAACGCGACGCAGGCGCGCTCGATGGAGCATTATCGGCGGCTGGGTTTTGCTGATGAGATCAGGCGCGAAGGACTGCCTGCCGATTATCCGACCGACGTTGCGTACTTCACGCGCTACACGGCTTACGAACTGGCGCGTTTTCGATTGCCGTCATCGTCACGTGCGGGCGAGCTCATCAGGGGCATGTCAGGCTCCTGGAGCGCGGCGGAGCTGCCGCACCGGGTCTCGCAGAAATATGTCGAGGCGGTGCTGCGCCGCCATGCCGAACGGCTTGCCGGCATCAAGCTCAACTATGGCCACCGGCTGATCAGTTACGCCGAAAGCGATGACGGCATCGTGGGCGAAGTCGAACGCCTCGATGATGGCAGCCGTTTTCAGGTTCGCGCCGACTTCCTCGTTGGCGCCGACGGGCCGCGCTCGATGGTTCGTCAATCGCTCGGGATCGTCTATGGCGGCGAGACCGGAACGCAACGCGATTTCATGGGTGGCCGCATGCTGGCGGTCTATCTCCGTTCGCCGGACTTCTATGCGAGCATCCCGCACGCCAGGGCCTGGATGTACAATTGCTTCAACGGCGACCGCCGCGCCTTCATGGCATCGGTGAACGGACGCGACGAGTTCGCATTTCACACGCAGCTTCGACCAGGCGAAGACGAGAGTGCGATCACGATCAACGACGCCAGGGCTGCCTTCCAGCGCGCCTGCGGTGCGCCGATCGACTGCGAGGTGCTGTCCTTCCTGACCTGGACCGCCGGTCACGCGCTGGTTGCGGACGGCATGCAAAGGGGCAGGGTCCTTCTCGGCGGCGACGCGGCGCATCTGTTCACGCCGACCGGCGGCCTCGGCTACAACACCGCGATCGAGGATGCGGTCAATCTCGGCTGGAAGCTCGCAAGCGTCGTCAAGGGTCTGAGCCCGGCAACGCTACTCGACAGCTACGAAATCGAGCGACGCCCGGTCGCGCTCCGCAACACCGATTATGCCCGGCGCTTTGCCGATTCCCTTGGTTTGTTCGCGCCGGCGCCGGAGATCGAAGACGCCACGGACGAGGGCAGCGAGGCGCGAAGGATTGCAGGCGTCTATCTCGAGCAGCACGCCCGTGCGGAGTTCAACATCCCCGGTGTGACTTTCGGCGGGCGCTACGACGGCTCGCCGATCATCGTCTCCGATGGCAGCCAGCCGCCGCCCGATGCTGCGAACGTCTACGTTCCCAGCGCCTGTCCCGGCGGCCGCGCACCGCATGCGTGGCTGGACGACGGCGTGTCCTTGTATGACCTGTTCGGGTTCGAATGGACGCTGCTCCAGTTCGGCGAGGCCGCATCGGCTCATGCCGGAATCGCCGACGCCGTCCGCGCGCTCGGGGTGGATTTGAAGCTCGTCACGCTGCCGGCGGCCTTGCGCGATCTCTACGATGCCGATCTCGCTTTGATACGTCCCGACCAGATCGTGGCCTGGCGCGGTGCCGCGTCGAAGGCGGGAAGGATCGGGCACGTCCTTGCCCGCGCGCTCGGACGCGATGCGAGCGACAGCGCGGCTCTACTTTGCATCACGCCGGTGGCCTCAACTGGCCGTGGATGA